The following coding sequences are from one Leptolyngbya sp. NIES-3755 window:
- a CDS encoding hypothetical protein (conserved hypothetical protein;~similar to AA sequence:cyanobase_aa:LBDG_02060) yields the protein MLAQDSMMVSVTGAGEESSEGFRALLSQLEAELYRSEVFRRALDSLEDGVSEGTSAQFCLKAVGREAIRLALREMMPQPAPEPKPAEPVRPKKPLSETQQRRQECLAKLGAQIRAARHARSMSIAELHSKTLVPVHQLQAIEAGHGAHLPEDVYLRGFIQRIAKVLNLDSVQLLDLLPTFDPVKAVLPTWYHPRKSSIGLGGMDLKPVHLYLGYAAVLSGGLIWLAQHQAASTSSSELNAPQVAPAAKSEVQPTAKMSAGMQVAAPERL from the coding sequence ATGTTAGCGCAAGACTCGATGATGGTCAGTGTGACTGGAGCAGGTGAAGAATCTTCTGAAGGATTCCGCGCCTTGCTCTCTCAACTCGAAGCAGAACTGTATCGCAGTGAAGTGTTTCGACGTGCTCTAGACAGCTTAGAAGACGGTGTTTCTGAAGGCACGTCTGCACAGTTCTGCCTCAAAGCCGTGGGGCGAGAAGCGATTCGATTGGCACTGCGGGAAATGATGCCCCAACCTGCACCCGAACCGAAACCTGCTGAACCTGTTCGTCCGAAGAAGCCGCTATCTGAAACGCAGCAACGTCGCCAAGAATGTTTAGCGAAATTGGGCGCACAGATTCGGGCGGCGCGACACGCTCGATCGATGTCGATCGCAGAATTACACAGCAAGACGCTCGTTCCGGTTCATCAACTGCAAGCGATCGAGGCGGGTCACGGAGCGCACTTGCCAGAAGATGTGTATTTGCGAGGATTCATTCAGCGGATTGCAAAGGTATTGAATCTCGATAGTGTTCAACTATTAGATTTATTGCCGACCTTTGATCCGGTGAAAGCAGTGTTACCGACTTGGTATCATCCGCGTAAAAGCTCGATCGGACTCGGCGGAATGGATTTGAAGCCTGTGCATTTGTATTTGGGATATGCAGCAGTGTTGAGTGGTGGATTGATTTGGTTAGCTCAGCATCAAGCGGCTTCAACTTCATCGAGTGAATTGAATGCGCCACAAGTTGCACCTGCCGCTAAATCGGAAGTTCAACCGACTGCAAAAATGAGTGCAGGAATGCAGGTTGCCGCACCGGAAAGATTGTAG
- a CDS encoding hypothetical protein (similar to AA sequence:cyanobase_aa:Ava_3693): MSQTAGLKVLTIALGGWILLNLLAHFGAEILWFQEVGYLPVFLLRTATQGLLWLIVTGITIAYFLLNLRTVEQLKDDTEAPDTIFSLRLRSLLPIAVTLSALLGFMLVHYGQLAWQYWQSELATTVSLFNLSAIWQIGQQLSTTLWYGGSAIVVTVAILIYPQFCLSAIAVLLSIILGFLLSQRWIAVLQYLNPTAFNATEPLFDRDISFYIFTLPVAELLSLWLVALSLYGLISVTLSYLLANKSLSEGRFPGFSSEQQRHLFGVGSLFMFAFAFSYRLSRYELLYSPRGVTYGAGYTDVHVQLPAYIALGITAFAIALYLLWRWIFWRPKSKRRRWVGVGLIIYSCVALLSLVVPEIVQYLIVQPNELVREQPYIERAIALTRQAFELDTIEAQTFNPQGQLREADIAANQLTIRNIRLWDQRPLLDTNRQLQQIRLYYRFPDADLDRYTLQTEAEPQRPSAPNNPKPTVPTATERRQVLIAARELDTTAIPEQAQTWINRHLVYTHGYGFTLSPVNTVGAGGLPEYFVKDIGDTNGGALVTSSEAIRNSIPIGRPRIYYGEITDTHVMTGTRQQELDFPSGSDNVYNSYDGQGGIGIGSWWRRALFSMYLKDWRLLVTREFLPETKVLYRRNINQRIRAIAPFLKYDSNPYLVAADATPNVENPNNLFWIVDAYATSDRYPYSEPTQERINYIRNSVKVVIDAYNGSVNFYVANPNDPIIKTWTKIFPTLFKPLSAMPETLRQHIRYPVDFFKVQSDRLMTYHMTDPQVFYNREDQWKIASEVYGNESRLVEPYYLITSLPAVPFEEFILLLPYTPQARTNLIAWLAARSDGENYGRLLLYTFPKERLVYGPEQIEARINQDPVISQQISLWNRQGSRAIQGNLLVVPIEQSLLYVEPIYLEAEQNSLPTLVRVVVAYENRIVMTPTLEESLRAIFRPDVTPAPAIIRPVEPSTGTQ; this comes from the coding sequence GTGTCTCAAACTGCTGGATTAAAGGTTTTAACAATCGCTCTGGGTGGATGGATTTTACTGAACCTCCTCGCCCATTTCGGTGCAGAAATTCTCTGGTTCCAAGAAGTCGGATATCTGCCTGTTTTCCTGCTAAGAACTGCAACCCAAGGATTGTTATGGCTGATTGTCACCGGAATCACGATCGCGTATTTTCTGCTCAATCTCAGAACCGTTGAACAGCTAAAAGACGACACTGAAGCACCGGATACTATCTTTTCTCTCAGACTCAGAAGCTTGCTCCCGATCGCAGTAACCTTAAGTGCTTTGCTCGGATTTATGCTAGTTCACTACGGTCAACTCGCTTGGCAGTATTGGCAGAGTGAGCTTGCGACAACCGTTTCATTGTTCAATCTCAGTGCAATTTGGCAAATCGGACAGCAGCTTAGTACAACACTTTGGTACGGTGGAAGCGCGATCGTAGTTACTGTCGCAATTTTGATTTACCCGCAATTCTGTTTGAGCGCGATCGCAGTTCTTCTCAGTATTATCTTAGGATTTCTCCTTTCACAGCGTTGGATCGCAGTGCTGCAATATCTAAATCCGACTGCGTTTAATGCAACAGAACCATTGTTCGATCGAGACATTAGCTTTTATATCTTTACGCTTCCTGTTGCAGAATTACTCTCGTTGTGGCTGGTTGCATTGTCCTTATATGGCTTAATTTCCGTTACTCTAAGCTATCTTCTCGCAAACAAAAGTCTGAGTGAAGGACGTTTTCCAGGATTTTCATCAGAACAACAGCGACATCTCTTCGGAGTGGGTAGCTTGTTCATGTTTGCGTTTGCCTTTAGCTATCGGCTGAGTCGCTATGAATTGCTGTATTCTCCACGGGGTGTGACTTATGGTGCAGGCTACACTGATGTTCATGTTCAATTACCTGCCTATATTGCATTAGGAATTACAGCTTTTGCGATCGCGCTTTATCTCTTGTGGCGTTGGATCTTTTGGCGACCGAAATCCAAACGTCGTCGCTGGGTCGGTGTCGGATTAATTATCTATAGCTGTGTTGCACTCCTCAGTCTTGTTGTGCCTGAAATCGTGCAATATCTGATCGTTCAGCCGAATGAGTTAGTTCGAGAACAACCTTACATTGAAAGAGCGATCGCACTCACTCGACAAGCCTTTGAACTGGATACGATCGAGGCTCAAACCTTCAATCCACAGGGACAACTCAGAGAAGCAGACATCGCAGCAAATCAGCTAACGATTCGGAACATTCGACTTTGGGATCAGCGCCCTCTGCTCGATACAAATCGCCAACTACAACAGATCCGACTGTACTATCGATTTCCAGATGCAGATCTCGATCGATACACCTTGCAAACCGAAGCTGAACCACAAAGACCGAGTGCCCCGAACAATCCAAAACCGACTGTCCCAACCGCAACTGAACGCCGCCAAGTTCTAATTGCAGCGAGAGAACTCGATACCACTGCGATTCCAGAACAAGCTCAAACCTGGATCAATCGCCATTTAGTTTACACTCACGGTTATGGGTTCACGCTCAGTCCCGTCAACACGGTTGGAGCAGGCGGACTTCCAGAATATTTTGTCAAAGACATTGGCGATACAAACGGTGGCGCATTAGTGACATCAAGCGAAGCCATTCGCAATAGTATCCCGATCGGGCGACCTCGAATTTACTATGGCGAAATCACCGATACGCATGTGATGACCGGAACGCGCCAGCAAGAATTAGATTTTCCAAGCGGCAGCGATAATGTCTACAACAGCTACGACGGACAGGGCGGAATTGGGATTGGGTCTTGGTGGCGACGAGCCTTGTTTTCGATGTATCTCAAAGATTGGCGATTGCTGGTCACACGAGAATTTTTGCCCGAAACGAAAGTTCTCTATCGCCGTAATATCAATCAGCGCATTCGAGCGATCGCGCCTTTCCTCAAATACGATAGCAATCCCTATCTCGTGGCGGCTGATGCAACTCCGAACGTTGAAAATCCGAACAATCTTTTCTGGATTGTGGATGCTTATGCAACGAGCGATCGATATCCTTATTCCGAGCCAACTCAAGAGCGAATTAACTACATTCGCAATTCCGTCAAAGTCGTGATCGATGCCTACAATGGCTCAGTGAATTTCTATGTTGCTAATCCCAATGATCCGATCATCAAGACTTGGACAAAAATCTTTCCAACGTTGTTCAAACCCTTGAGTGCAATGCCCGAAACTTTACGGCAACATATTCGCTATCCGGTTGATTTTTTCAAAGTTCAATCCGATCGACTCATGACTTATCACATGACCGATCCACAAGTGTTCTACAATCGCGAAGACCAATGGAAAATTGCCAGCGAAGTCTACGGAAATGAATCGCGCTTAGTCGAACCTTACTATCTGATCACGAGCTTGCCCGCTGTTCCATTTGAAGAATTTATTCTCTTATTACCTTACACGCCACAAGCGAGAACGAATTTAATTGCCTGGTTAGCGGCTCGATCGGATGGGGAGAACTATGGTCGATTGTTACTCTATACTTTCCCGAAAGAACGATTAGTCTACGGACCCGAACAGATCGAAGCTCGCATCAATCAAGATCCAGTGATTTCACAACAAATCTCACTGTGGAATCGTCAAGGTTCAAGAGCGATTCAAGGCAATCTCTTAGTTGTCCCGATCGAACAATCGCTGCTCTATGTCGAACCGATCTATCTTGAAGCAGAGCAAAATAGCTTACCGACTCTCGTTCGTGTCGTCGTTGCTTACGAAAATCGCATTGTCATGACTCCCACCTTGGAAGAATCGCTTCGAGCTATCTTTCGTCCTGATGTGACTCCTGCCCCTGCGATTATTCGTCCCGTTGAGCCGTCTACCGGAACTCAGTAA
- a CDS encoding hypothetical protein (hypothetical protein PCC8801_1572;~similar to AA sequence:cyanobase_aa:LBDG_21640) codes for MSFEGLYAILGAIEPHYQSQERQQLQQILEIWHELVTESTATNAHPIAIQRNILEVATASPVWTQTLMFQRPMMLKKIREQLSIDLSDIRFSTVQWRPPQPETPVESDPWQSHPSRLPEQSSEVQTQLALFSSAKSSFDRWSSIVQSRAQHLPLCPECGSPTPPGELQRWSVCAICAAK; via the coding sequence ATGTCATTTGAAGGACTATACGCAATTTTGGGCGCGATCGAGCCGCATTATCAATCGCAAGAACGCCAACAGCTACAGCAAATTCTAGAGATTTGGCACGAGCTTGTGACTGAATCCACCGCGACGAATGCTCACCCGATCGCGATTCAGCGCAACATTCTAGAAGTCGCAACCGCAAGCCCAGTTTGGACACAGACCTTGATGTTTCAGCGTCCGATGATGTTGAAAAAAATTCGAGAGCAGTTATCGATCGACCTGAGTGACATTCGATTTTCGACGGTTCAATGGCGACCTCCACAACCTGAAACACCTGTCGAATCTGATCCTTGGCAGAGTCATCCGAGCCGATTACCTGAACAATCTTCGGAGGTTCAGACTCAGTTAGCGCTCTTTAGTTCTGCCAAAAGTTCATTCGATCGATGGTCATCGATCGTTCAAAGTCGCGCTCAACATTTACCGCTTTGTCCGGAGTGTGGCAGCCCGACTCCACCGGGAGAACTCCAACGTTGGTCTGTGTGTGCGATTTGTGCGGCGAAGTGA
- a CDS encoding cobalamin biosynthesis protein CobD (similar to AA sequence:cyanobase_aa:LBDG_57660) → MHAVGRHLKGKKRVLWFETGGILVGAAVLDFCIGDPWGWIHPVQVMGWTIEQFKSIAFRLTKNSLLLRIAGAILTIALILGSAAIASGLVAVARMIHPVLGSAIAIILLASCFAGRSLRRAADQVLEVLDDLDEARSQLRLYVGRDTENLSKPEILRAILETVTENAVDGVMAPLFYALLGAFTPVGSIGCAIAFKAASTLDSMIGYREAPYTDFGFFSAKTDDVLTWLPCRLTVFTLGLISGQPLNVWKLCQRDAPKDSSPNSGWSECVYAAILGVQVGGVNYYRGVEKHKPLLGDPLHPITIDKIHQATNLTRSCFLIWLLIGVVLQYVI, encoded by the coding sequence ATGCACGCAGTTGGCAGGCATCTCAAGGGGAAGAAGCGAGTTTTGTGGTTTGAGACAGGCGGAATTTTGGTTGGGGCAGCAGTGCTCGATTTTTGCATCGGTGATCCGTGGGGATGGATTCATCCGGTACAGGTCATGGGCTGGACGATCGAACAATTCAAATCGATCGCGTTTCGCCTGACTAAAAATTCGCTCTTACTTCGGATTGCAGGAGCCATTTTGACGATCGCGCTTATTCTTGGAAGTGCTGCGATCGCTTCAGGACTGGTTGCCGTTGCGAGAATGATTCATCCCGTTTTAGGAAGTGCGATCGCGATCATTCTTTTAGCGAGTTGTTTCGCAGGACGAAGCCTTAGAAGAGCAGCAGATCAAGTTTTAGAAGTGTTAGACGATTTGGACGAAGCGCGATCGCAATTACGCTTATATGTCGGTCGTGATACTGAAAATTTATCGAAACCAGAAATCCTTAGAGCTATCTTAGAAACCGTGACCGAAAATGCTGTCGATGGTGTGATGGCTCCATTGTTTTATGCGTTGCTTGGAGCATTTACACCTGTGGGCAGTATCGGATGTGCGATCGCATTTAAAGCCGCAAGCACTCTCGATTCAATGATTGGCTATCGAGAAGCCCCTTACACTGATTTTGGTTTCTTCAGCGCTAAAACCGATGATGTTCTCACTTGGTTGCCCTGTCGTTTGACCGTGTTTACGTTAGGCTTGATCTCCGGACAGCCTTTGAACGTTTGGAAACTGTGCCAGCGAGACGCACCCAAAGATTCGAGTCCAAATTCGGGATGGAGCGAATGTGTCTACGCTGCAATTCTTGGTGTTCAAGTGGGCGGCGTGAACTATTATCGAGGCGTGGAGAAACATAAACCCTTATTAGGCGATCCACTGCATCCGATTACGATCGACAAAATTCACCAAGCCACGAACTTAACGCGATCGTGTTTTCTGATTTGGTTATTGATTGGAGTGGTGCTGCAATATGTCATTTGA